In a single window of the Elaeis guineensis isolate ETL-2024a chromosome 6, EG11, whole genome shotgun sequence genome:
- the LOC105046756 gene encoding auxin-responsive protein SAUR71 yields MKQMIRRLSRVGDSSQYESLQGKEGGRRREEVPEGHVPVYVGEGEEVERFVVRAELLSRPVFVELLRRSAQEYGYEQRGVLRIPCPVPVFRRVLRSLLATSAAAAAEVEAELLRSFDEEFLAIGAS; encoded by the coding sequence ATGAAGCAGATGATCCGACGTCTGTCGAGGGTGGGGGATTCGTCGCAATACGAGTCGCTGCAGGGGAAGGAAGGGGGCCGGCGGCGGGAGGAGGTGCCGGAGGGGCACGTGCCGGTGTACGTCGGCGAGGGGGAGGAGGTGGAGCGGTTCGTGGTCCGGGCCGAGCTGCTGAGCCGGCCGGTCTTCGTCGAGCTCCTCCGCCGCTCCGCCCAGGAGTACGGCTACGAGCAGCGGGGCGTCCTGCGGATCCCCTGCCCCGTCCCCGTCTTCCGCCGCGTCCTTCGCTCCCTCCTCGCCACCTCCGCCGCCGCCGCGGCCGAGGTGGAGGCCGAGCTCCTCCGCTCCTTCGACGAGGAGTTCCTCGCCATCGGCGCCAGCTAG